The Lactuca sativa cultivar Salinas chromosome 2, Lsat_Salinas_v11, whole genome shotgun sequence genome includes a window with the following:
- the LOC111882536 gene encoding auxin response factor 16, translated as MINVMDHVNKPMNEVDKSLDGQLWHACAGGMVQMPELNSKIFYFPQGHAEHAAAGNGGFREFPRIPPYILCGVSTVKFMADSDTDEVYAKIGLVPLGNHSDCDFENDGFLGFDHIKNENQEKPASFAKTLTQSDANNGGGFSVPRYCAETIFPRLDYTAEPPVQTILAKDVHGKLWKFRHIYRGTPRRHLLTTGWSNFVNQKKLVAGDSIVFLRADNGDLCVGIRRAKRGIGRGFHDSNSSGWNTSIPGYGNSGKVSAESVIEAANLAATGRPFEVVYYPRASTPEFCVKASTVKAAMRIQWCPGMRFKMAFETEDSSRISWFMGTISSVDVDDQIRWPNSPWRLLQVAWDEPDLLQNVKRVSPWLVESVSNMPSIHLSPFSPPRKKLRTPQPSDFPHLSIINNHIPGSIQGARHNPQFQFGFDHYHQQQYFNKIQSFPFGSPQFPPTRFIQAAQETDENVSCLLTIGNSSNNSKSKTRSNEKAENKPTFVLFGQPIFTEQQLSDSSSGDTMANQSDGSVVVQNDSSSDEAEQKSEFGVETGHCKIFMESEDVGRTLDLTAFHSYEELYRKLADMFCIDKSVMLNSLIYRNADGSVKRTGDEPFSDFSKTAGRLTIVMDSGSDNVGV; from the exons ATGATTAATGTAATGGATCATGTGAATAAACCCATGAATGAAGTGGATAAAAGCTTGGATGGGCAGTTATGGCATGCTTGTGCCGGTGGCATGGTGCAAATGCCGGAATTAAActctaaaatattttattttcctcAAGGTCATGCCGAACATGCAGCCGCCGGCAATGGCGGTTTCCGGGAATTCCCAAGAATCCCGCCGTACATCCTCTGTGGAGTCTCCACCGTCAAGTTCATGGCGGATTCCGACACAGATGAGGTTTATGCTAAAATAGGGCTTGTTCCTTTGGGAAATCACAGCGATTGTGATTTTGAGAACGATGGGTTTTTAGGGTTTGATCATATCAAAAATGAAAACCAAGAAAAACCGGCATCGTTTGCGAAGACATTGACTCAATCTGACGCTAATAACGGCGGTGGATTCTCCGTACCAAGATACTGTGCCGAAACAATTTTTCCGAGATTGGATTACACGGCTGAGCCACCAGTCCAGACCATCTTGGCTAAGGATGTTCATGGGAAGCTCTGGAAGTTCCGGCATATCTACCGGGGGACCCCACGCCGCCATCTTTTGACCACAGGTTGGAGCAATTTCGTGAACCAAAAGAAGCTCGTCGCCGGCGACTCAATCGTGTTTCTGAGAGCTGATAACGGTGACCTCTGCGTCGGAATTAGGAGGGCCAAGAGAGGAATCGGAAGGGGGTTTCATGATTCGAATTCATCCGGATGGAACACTTCGATTCCTGGGTATGGGAATTCCGGGAAAGTGAGTGCGGAATCGGTGATTGAAGCTGCAAATCTTGCAGCCACAGGGCGGCCGTTCGAGGTGGTTTATTACCCTAGAGCAAGCACGCCGGAGTTTTGCGTAAAAGCTTCAACAGTGAAAGCTGCCATGCGGATTCAATGGTGTCCTGGAATGAGATTCAAGATGGCGTTCGAAACAGAGGATTCTTCCAGAATCAGTTGGTTCATGGGCACCATTTCTTCAGTTGACGTCGACGATCAAATCCGTTGGCCCAATTCTCCATGGCGCCTCCTCCAGGTAGCTTGGGATGAACCCGATTTGTTACAAAACGTGAAACGGGTCAGCCCGTGGTTAGTTGAATCAGTATCAAACATGCCATCGATTCATCTTTCACCATTTTCACCTCCAAGAAAAAAGCTTCGAACCCCACAACCATCCGATTTCCCCCACCTTTCAATCATCAACAACCACATTCCCGGAAGCATCCAGGGAGCCAGGCATAATCCGCAATTCCAATTCGGATTCGATCATTATCATCAACAACAATATTTCAACAAGATCCAATCTTTTCCATTCGGGTCACCACAATTTCCTCCAACAAGATTCATCCAAGCAGCCCAAGAAACCGACGAAAACGTTTCTTGCTTGCTAACAATCGGGAACAGTAGCAACAACTCAAAGTCAAAGACAAGATCGAATGAAAAAGCTGAAAACAAACCAACATTTGTGTTATTTGGTCAACCCATTTTCACAGAACAACAGCTCTCAGATTCCAGTTCAGGTGACACCATGGCTAACCAGTCTGATGGTTCGGTAGTGGTTCAGAACGACAGCTCATCAGATGAAGCTGAACAAAAGTCCGAGTTTGGGGTCGAAACGGGTCATTGCAAGATCTTCATGGAGTCAGAAGATGTGGGTCGGACTCTAGATTTAACCGCTTTTCATTCATATGAAGAACTTTACAGAAAGCTAGCCGACATGTTTTGCATAGATAAATCCGTTATGCTCAACAGCTTGATTTATCGTAACGCAGATGGTTCAGTAAAACGCACAGGAGACGAACCTTTCAG TGATTTCTCAAAGACGGCAGGAAGGCTAACAATTGTGATGGATTCTGGAAGTGATAATGTAGGAGTTTAG